A window of the Nibribacter ruber genome harbors these coding sequences:
- a CDS encoding DNA-directed RNA polymerase subunit alpha, protein MSILAFQMPEKVVMEKSDDFHGQFEFKPLEKGYGVTIGNALRRILLSSLEGYAISSIRVPSVLHEFSTIEGVVEDVSEIILNLKMVRFKKVGDLVDDKITVSISKQDTFTAGDINKFSGSFQVLNPDLVICHLDPEASFEIELTIQKGRGYVPAEENKPADQVFGQIAIDAIFTPIKNVKYSVENTRVEQKTDYERLLLEISTDGSIHPEDALKGAANILIQHFMLFSDNTMTFETVKPEEEEAVDEEMLHMRKVLKTPLHDMDLSVRAYNCLKAADIRTLGDLVQLDLADMMKFRNFGKKSLTELENLVSEKGLNFGMDISKYKLEED, encoded by the coding sequence CCGCTAGAGAAGGGCTATGGTGTTACCATTGGAAATGCGCTGAGAAGAATCCTTCTTTCTTCATTGGAAGGATATGCTATCTCCAGCATTCGTGTTCCTAGCGTACTCCATGAGTTCTCTACCATTGAAGGTGTGGTTGAAGATGTCTCTGAAATCATCCTGAACTTGAAAATGGTTCGGTTTAAAAAGGTTGGTGACTTAGTTGATGACAAGATTACTGTCAGCATCAGCAAGCAAGACACCTTCACTGCCGGTGACATCAACAAATTCTCTGGTTCGTTCCAGGTGTTAAATCCTGACTTGGTTATCTGTCACCTAGATCCAGAAGCTTCTTTTGAGATTGAATTGACTATTCAAAAAGGCAGAGGCTATGTTCCTGCCGAGGAGAATAAGCCAGCTGACCAGGTGTTTGGCCAAATTGCCATAGATGCCATCTTCACACCTATCAAGAATGTGAAGTATAGCGTTGAAAATACGCGTGTAGAGCAGAAGACGGATTATGAGCGTCTTTTATTGGAGATTTCTACTGATGGTTCCATCCATCCAGAAGATGCCTTGAAAGGTGCTGCCAACATCTTGATTCAACACTTCATGCTGTTCTCAGACAACACCATGACTTTTGAGACTGTGAAGCCTGAAGAGGAAGAAGCAGTTGACGAAGAAATGCTGCATATGAGAAAAGTCTTGAAGACGCCTCTCCATGACATGGATCTTTCTGTACGTGCCTACAACTGCTTGAAAGCAGCTGACATTAGAACGTTGGGAGATTTAGTACAATTAGACCTGGCAGATATGATGAAGTTCAGAAACTTTGGTAAGAAATCTCTTACTGAGTTGGAGAACCTAGTATCTGAAAAAGGTCTTAACTTTGGGATGGATATCTCAAAGTATAAACTAGAAGAAGATTAG
- the rplQ gene encoding 50S ribosomal protein L17, with product MRHGKKNNHLGRTAAHRSAMLSNMAASLILHKRVITTVAKAKAVRKYTEPLLTKGKNDTTHSRRTVFSYLQSKEAVKELFDNIAGKIANRPGGYTRILKTGNRLGDNADMCIIELVDYNEDMVSSTATAAAGKAKTRRRSSGKKKEGAEATTAETTAPAASEEAKGTDSAETPAAE from the coding sequence ATGAGACACGGTAAAAAGAACAATCACTTAGGTAGGACTGCTGCCCACCGCTCAGCTATGTTGTCTAACATGGCGGCGTCACTTATCCTTCACAAGCGCGTTATCACAACGGTAGCCAAAGCGAAAGCGGTAAGAAAATATACAGAGCCTTTGTTAACTAAAGGTAAAAACGACACTACTCACTCTCGTCGTACTGTATTCTCTTACTTGCAGAGCAAAGAGGCGGTGAAAGAGTTATTTGACAACATCGCGGGTAAAATCGCTAATCGTCCGGGTGGTTATACCCGTATCCTTAAAACTGGCAATCGTCTTGGTGACAACGCAGACATGTGTATCATTGAGCTGGTAGACTACAACGAGGATATGGTATCATCAACAGCAACTGCCGCTGCTGGCAAAGCCAAAACAAGACGTCGTTCTTCTGGTAAGAAGAAAGAAGGTGCTGAGGCTACTACTGCAGAGACCACTGCTCCAGCCGCTTCTGAAGAAGCAAAAGGAACTGATTCTGCTGAAACACCAGCCGCTGAGTAA
- the carA gene encoding glutamine-hydrolyzing carbamoyl-phosphate synthase small subunit → MKLQTTTDAVLVLEDGTIFQGKSLGKIGTTGGEICFNTGMTGYQEIFTDPSYYGQIVVTTVSHVGNYGVQPEEVESNAIQIKGLICKDFSSTFSRKTAEGSLQEYFEKAGIVGICEIDTRALVRYIRDKGVMNAIISSEEMDVEKLKEQLKQVPSMDGLELSSHVSTKEQYQVQPTTTRFKVAVLDLGVKQNILNNLVERGCECRVFPYGTSFDDMEAWGPDGYFISNGPGDPAVTTEAMKSVERILEVERPMFGICMGHQILAQANGIPTYKMHNGHRGLNHPVKNLITGKSEITSQNHGFAVDAEAVKLNPNVEITHINLNDNTVEGIRVRNKPAFSVQYHPESSPGPHDSAYLFDLFLEMLENDKKNK, encoded by the coding sequence ATGAAGCTTCAGACAACAACAGATGCAGTATTAGTGCTGGAAGACGGCACCATCTTCCAGGGCAAAAGCCTTGGCAAAATTGGTACTACCGGTGGAGAAATTTGCTTTAACACAGGTATGACGGGCTACCAGGAGATTTTCACAGATCCTTCTTACTATGGGCAGATTGTGGTTACCACGGTGTCTCACGTGGGTAATTATGGGGTGCAGCCAGAAGAGGTAGAATCCAACGCCATCCAGATCAAAGGACTTATCTGTAAGGATTTTTCTTCTACCTTCTCCCGTAAAACCGCTGAAGGCTCTTTGCAGGAATATTTTGAGAAAGCAGGGATTGTGGGCATTTGTGAGATTGACACCCGGGCCTTGGTGCGGTATATCCGAGACAAAGGTGTGATGAATGCCATCATTTCTTCTGAGGAGATGGATGTTGAGAAACTGAAGGAGCAATTGAAGCAAGTACCGTCTATGGATGGCTTGGAGCTTTCTTCTCATGTTTCTACTAAAGAGCAGTATCAGGTGCAGCCCACTACTACCAGATTTAAGGTGGCAGTTTTGGATTTGGGCGTGAAGCAGAATATCTTGAACAATCTGGTAGAAAGAGGCTGTGAGTGCCGGGTGTTCCCCTATGGTACCTCCTTTGACGACATGGAAGCTTGGGGACCAGACGGCTACTTTATCTCCAACGGTCCTGGAGATCCAGCCGTGACCACTGAGGCCATGAAGAGCGTGGAGCGTATTCTGGAAGTAGAGCGTCCTATGTTCGGGATTTGCATGGGCCACCAGATTTTGGCGCAGGCCAACGGTATTCCCACTTACAAGATGCACAACGGACACAGAGGCTTAAACCACCCTGTAAAGAACTTGATTACGGGTAAAAGCGAAATCACCTCCCAGAACCATGGTTTCGCCGTAGACGCTGAGGCGGTGAAACTGAACCCTAATGTTGAGATTACGCACATCAACTTAAACGATAACACCGTGGAGGGCATCCGGGTGAGAAACAAGCCTGCCTTCTCTGTTCAGTACCACCCAGAGTCTTCTCCGGGACCGCATGACTCAGCCTACCTGTTTGACCTGTTCCTGGAGATGCTGGAAAACGACAAAAAGAATAAGTAA